A stretch of the Terriglobales bacterium genome encodes the following:
- a CDS encoding chemotaxis response regulator protein-glutamate methylesterase, whose amino-acid sequence MKKPIRVLVVDDSALMRKLIPQMIEREGSIQVVGTAMDGSFALEKIPDLKPDVVTLDLDMPRMDGMETLRKIMRKHPLPTIVVSAHSKEGASATFKALSFGAFDFVAKPQDPTTHMDQIASELVAKIKAAVKSQLVRLPEPQIKKKMKPPSEPANSPTKVVAIGVSTGGPQALQYVLSQLPAEFPGTILIVQHMPEGFTEMFAKRLDETCAIQVREAKSGDLLLAGRALVCPGNKHMKVRHMPLGHVVVLSDGDKVNGHRPSADVLLQSVASEFQERAVGVLMTGMGEDGAEGLGAIRHAGGITIAQAEESCVVFGMPRVAIERGHAMRVIPLEAMANTLQTHCAVMKQATRPQTAVVATGD is encoded by the coding sequence TCGAGCGCGAAGGCTCGATTCAAGTTGTGGGAACCGCCATGGACGGATCATTCGCGCTGGAAAAGATCCCGGATCTGAAGCCGGATGTCGTAACGCTCGATCTTGACATGCCGCGGATGGACGGGATGGAAACGCTACGCAAGATCATGCGCAAACATCCGCTGCCGACGATTGTCGTCAGCGCGCACTCAAAGGAAGGCGCCTCGGCAACGTTCAAGGCGCTCTCGTTTGGGGCATTCGACTTTGTGGCCAAGCCGCAGGATCCGACGACGCACATGGACCAGATCGCCAGCGAACTGGTCGCGAAGATCAAGGCAGCGGTGAAAAGCCAATTGGTGCGACTGCCAGAGCCGCAGATCAAGAAGAAGATGAAGCCGCCGTCCGAGCCTGCCAATTCGCCGACCAAAGTGGTTGCGATTGGCGTCTCGACCGGTGGTCCGCAGGCATTGCAGTACGTGCTGTCGCAGTTACCGGCGGAGTTTCCTGGCACGATTTTGATCGTGCAGCACATGCCGGAAGGATTTACCGAGATGTTCGCCAAGCGCTTGGACGAAACCTGTGCGATCCAAGTCCGGGAAGCGAAGTCAGGCGATCTTCTGCTGGCGGGACGCGCCCTCGTTTGTCCGGGCAACAAGCATATGAAGGTTCGCCATATGCCCCTGGGTCATGTGGTGGTGCTCAGCGATGGGGATAAAGTCAACGGACATCGCCCTTCGGCTGACGTGCTGCTGCAGAGCGTAGCCTCGGAATTCCAGGAGCGTGCCGTCGGCGTGCTGATGACGGGCATGGGTGAAGACGGCGCTGAAGGACTGGGTGCGATTCGTCATGCCGGTGGCATAACCATCGCCCAGGCAGAAGAAAGTTGCGTGGTGTTTGGCATGCCGCGAGTCGCAATAGAACGCGGACATGCGATGAGAGTCATACCGCTAGAGGCGATGGCCAACACGCTACAAACACATTGTGCAGTAATGAAACAGGCTACCCGGCCGCAAACAGCGGTCGTAGCAACAGGAGATTAG
- a CDS encoding YncE family protein, giving the protein MPIRLRNPFLLRSYTTFAALILLLSVIFLTGCGETYRQSLTPIIPPGGDPQATHYAVAISKNGGADGAGMLAQINVPGDVNMGNRQVGVDPVHASFAPVQSRVWIVNRGGDSVTAYVPTVLSAPSATLSLEPNSGASFVASTLNQAFVAESNLDKVAMIDANQTVAVAFVPVGDNPVSIAATQALAKIYVANRNDSTVSVISTSLLQTTGTPIPVGSGPVATAIQTSGAYVYVASDAGNSISVIDTNSDTEIQRVTGLSAPSQLVWDNGLKRLYVVNSGSNTVSIFNASAPQLTLLRTVNLSGAPLGIAVLDDGSKFYVLRGGSPGQVDVYDAQSFLLRTTITVQNDPVSIAASPGSTKVYVANRAGDPNTASLANGSISIIKTLDESVINIAPAGPNPFTVLAQ; this is encoded by the coding sequence GTGCCGATTCGCTTGAGAAATCCATTCCTACTGCGTTCTTACACGACTTTTGCCGCGCTGATACTTCTCCTTTCGGTCATCTTCTTGACCGGTTGCGGCGAAACTTATCGGCAGTCTTTAACGCCCATCATTCCTCCCGGAGGCGATCCACAGGCGACCCACTATGCGGTTGCCATCAGTAAGAATGGCGGTGCCGATGGTGCTGGCATGCTCGCGCAAATCAACGTTCCCGGCGACGTAAACATGGGCAACAGGCAGGTGGGGGTGGACCCGGTACACGCAAGCTTCGCGCCTGTGCAATCGCGTGTCTGGATTGTGAATCGCGGCGGCGACAGCGTGACTGCTTACGTGCCAACCGTCTTATCAGCTCCGTCTGCCACTTTGTCTCTGGAACCGAACTCCGGTGCGAGTTTCGTGGCTTCCACCCTGAACCAGGCGTTCGTCGCAGAATCGAACCTCGACAAAGTAGCGATGATCGATGCCAATCAGACAGTGGCTGTGGCTTTCGTTCCAGTGGGAGACAACCCTGTCTCGATTGCCGCCACGCAGGCTCTTGCCAAAATCTATGTCGCTAACCGCAATGACTCAACCGTGTCGGTGATCTCGACGAGCCTTCTCCAGACGACAGGTACTCCTATCCCGGTTGGTTCTGGCCCGGTTGCGACGGCAATTCAAACTAGCGGTGCGTACGTGTATGTCGCGAGCGACGCGGGGAACAGCATTTCTGTGATCGACACCAACAGCGACACAGAGATCCAGCGCGTAACCGGCCTGTCCGCTCCGAGCCAGTTGGTGTGGGACAACGGTCTGAAGCGCTTGTACGTGGTAAACAGCGGTTCAAACACTGTCAGTATTTTCAATGCATCCGCACCACAGCTTACGCTGCTGCGGACGGTGAACCTCTCGGGAGCTCCGCTTGGCATTGCCGTCCTCGACGATGGCAGCAAGTTCTATGTGCTTCGTGGCGGCAGTCCCGGACAGGTAGACGTTTACGATGCGCAGAGCTTCTTATTGCGCACCACGATTACCGTGCAGAATGATCCGGTTTCGATCGCGGCTTCGCCAGGATCCACGAAGGTCTATGTCGCAAACAGGGCAGGAGACCCCAACACCGCAAGTCTTGCGAATGGCTCCATTTCGATCATCAAGACGCTGGACGAATCGGTGATCAACATTGCGCCGGCGGGCCCGAACCCCTTCACGGTCCTGGCACAATAA
- a CDS encoding chemotaxis protein CheX, whose protein sequence is MELIQPFINAADAVLAQTLQSPTSMGDVTMDEGAYLRKGVAAVVRVSGDIEGRVIFDLETNAAKQVTHRLTGDESCSEEMVPEAICELANQVIGNAVTVLNDQGFHFKVLPPEIHTEDRGAVSTEDTEALVMCFETSSGPVFMNIAMHYNRRRKGETAAD, encoded by the coding sequence ATGGAACTGATTCAGCCGTTCATCAACGCTGCGGATGCCGTACTCGCGCAGACGTTGCAGTCTCCCACCTCGATGGGCGACGTAACCATGGACGAAGGTGCCTACCTGCGCAAAGGTGTGGCTGCTGTGGTTCGGGTTTCGGGCGACATCGAAGGACGCGTGATTTTCGACCTGGAGACCAATGCAGCAAAGCAGGTAACTCACAGGTTGACGGGGGACGAAAGCTGTTCCGAAGAAATGGTTCCGGAAGCCATTTGTGAGCTGGCAAACCAGGTGATTGGAAATGCGGTCACGGTCCTCAACGACCAGGGATTTCACTTCAAGGTTTTGCCACCGGAGATTCACACCGAAGACCGCGGGGCGGTGAGTACTGAAGATACGGAAGCACTCGTGATGTGCTTCGAAACCAGCAGCGGCCCTGTCTTCATGAATATTGCCATGCACTATAACCGCCGGCGGAAGGGCGAGACCGCAGCGGACTGA
- a CDS encoding response regulator — translation MRPVRYLVVDDSIFARKNLARMIESFGGQVAGEAGDGCTAITEYSRTHPDIVLMDITMPQMEGIEAAERIVRQSPEARIVMVSSVGYQENIIAALQKGARHFVQKPVKAEVLYEVVKYVLGDAALASSENSAPAGAIQ, via the coding sequence ATGCGGCCGGTCAGATACCTGGTCGTTGATGATTCCATCTTCGCGCGCAAAAACCTCGCGCGGATGATCGAATCGTTCGGCGGACAGGTAGCCGGAGAAGCCGGCGACGGCTGTACCGCAATCACTGAATACAGTCGCACGCATCCGGACATCGTATTGATGGACATCACGATGCCGCAGATGGAAGGCATCGAAGCAGCGGAACGGATCGTGCGCCAGTCACCGGAAGCTCGCATCGTGATGGTCTCGTCCGTGGGTTACCAGGAGAACATCATCGCGGCACTACAGAAGGGCGCGCGCCATTTTGTACAGAAACCCGTGAAGGCGGAAGTCCTGTACGAGGTAGTGAAGTACGTCCTCGGCGATGCGGCGCTGGCTTCTTCGGAGAACAGCGCACCCGCTGGAGCAATCCAATGA
- a CDS encoding Ku protein, producing the protein MAASVWTGYLTFGLISMPVRLFSGARGTRVSFHMLHRTDNVRVKQQLICPEEDVVVDRSEIVKGYEYRKGEYVIIEPDEIKKIEPKTAKAMEILEFVKSDEVDPIYFESSYYLMPEEAGQRPYALLSRALEETNYVAIAKLTMHNREYTVFLRPYEGGMMLHTMYYSDEVRQLENFGRPDVEIKEAELKVAHQLIEALSADFEPEKYHDTFEDNLRTLIKARLEGKEVTPVAKPKVAPVTDLMAALKQSLASMEGKKKPPQRVHDVEAANRTHMKTAAKKKGGKKAA; encoded by the coding sequence ATGGCAGCTTCGGTTTGGACCGGTTACCTGACGTTCGGACTCATCTCGATGCCCGTGCGGCTCTTCTCTGGAGCTCGCGGGACGCGTGTTTCTTTTCACATGCTGCACCGTACGGACAACGTCCGCGTAAAGCAGCAACTCATTTGCCCCGAAGAGGATGTGGTGGTGGATCGCAGTGAGATTGTGAAGGGCTACGAGTACCGGAAGGGCGAGTACGTCATCATCGAACCCGATGAGATCAAAAAGATCGAGCCGAAGACCGCCAAGGCCATGGAGATTCTGGAGTTTGTGAAATCCGATGAAGTCGATCCCATCTACTTCGAGTCTTCGTATTACCTGATGCCGGAAGAAGCGGGGCAGCGTCCTTACGCTCTGCTATCGCGGGCGCTCGAAGAAACCAACTACGTCGCGATCGCGAAGCTCACCATGCATAACCGCGAGTACACCGTTTTCCTTCGTCCTTACGAAGGCGGCATGATGCTGCACACCATGTATTACTCGGACGAGGTCCGGCAATTGGAGAATTTCGGGCGTCCCGATGTCGAGATCAAAGAGGCGGAGTTGAAAGTCGCGCACCAGTTGATCGAGGCGCTTTCAGCGGATTTTGAGCCTGAAAAGTACCACGATACCTTCGAGGACAATCTCCGTACCCTCATCAAGGCGCGCTTGGAGGGCAAGGAAGTCACGCCTGTTGCCAAGCCCAAGGTAGCCCCTGTCACCGACCTTATGGCGGCGCTGAAACAGAGCCTTGCCAGCATGGAAGGGAAGAAGAAGCCGCCGCAGCGGGTGCACGACGTGGAAGCCGCAAACCGCACACACATGAAGACCGCGGCGAAAAAGAAAGGTGGGAAGAAGGCCGCCTAA